One genomic region from Macrobrachium rosenbergii isolate ZJJX-2024 unplaced genomic scaffold, ASM4041242v1 13890, whole genome shotgun sequence encodes:
- the LOC136837908 gene encoding uncharacterized protein, producing the protein MRWPEATPLMQKATASACAEALLSSWVSRFSVPDHITNDRGPAFLSKLWSALAWLLGTMHHTTTAYYPVANGLVERFHRSLKASLMAHCTAEDWKYQLAWVLLGLRTTPRADSTPSAVEKTYGESLVVPGELVTEGRHNPSVQRLRDVVGKFAPCKRTYTDRLATFTPLGLASTTHVFVRDDAVRQPLTRTYRGPFRMLQRNNKAFLLALSGRNDWVSIDWVKPALLEEDTDITAAHPLPGHPSPQPGPRKQRACGRPRKRPPSPAVRQPHAQSAPPLSSCSCGTLQRPSRYAD; encoded by the coding sequence ATgaggtggcctgaagccacaccaCTGATGCAaaaagccaccgccagcgcctgtgccgaggccctgctttccagttgggtcagccgcttcagcgtcccggaccacatcacaaatgacaggggccccgctttcctgtccAAGTTATGGTCTGCCCTGGCTTGGCTGCTAGGGACaatgcatcacaccaccacggcttaCTATCCGGTGGCCAATggcctggtcgagcggtttcacaggtccctgaaggcttctctcatggcccactgcaccgccgaggattggaaatatcagctggcgtgggtcctcctcggtttgagaaccacccccagggcCGACAGCACCCCGTCCGCAGttgagaaaacctacggcgagtccctcgtggtcccgggcgaacttgtgacagaaggTCGCCACAACCCGTCagtgcagaggctccgcgatgtggtcggcaagttcgccccctgcaagcgtACATACACCGACAGGTTGGCCACTTTCACACCGCTGGGGCTGGCATCCACCACTCATGttttcgtcagggatgacgctgtCCGCCAGCCACTGACCAGgacctacaggggccccttccgcatGCTGCAGAGGAataacaaggcgttcctgcttgcactttccgggaggaacgattgggtttCAATAGACTGGgtaaagcccgccctcctggaggaagacaCAGACATCACTGCAGCACACCCCCTGCCCGGCCACCCTTCGCCGCAACCGGGCCCCCGCAAGCAGCGGGCGTGCGGCCGCCCCAGAAAGAGGCCGCCCTCACCCGCAGTCAGGCAGCCTCACGCACAGAGTGCTCCCCCATTGTCCTCATGCAGctgcggcacccttcagcgccccagcagatatgcAGACTGA